A window of Dehalococcoidia bacterium contains these coding sequences:
- a CDS encoding alpha/beta hydrolase, producing the protein MPFASSGDTKLYYDVIGQGDPLVLIMGYGHHSLHWGDLPQQFAKNNYQVVTMDNRGVGRSDRVDAPMSIAMMADDVCSVMDAAGLKKASVFGVSMGGLIAQVFAFNHADRLFNLVLGCTFPGGTHTVPTDPEGMRILFDYDYLGKMTPEQRSMTVFRFFCSDEFIEANRPSFEYYHRVTTEYPTPLNIFKRQAEAIAGEDTWDRLPSIKAPTMLISGTDDLLVKFKNSELMAKRIPGAELTLLQDKRHGFFIEAIDSTRIFVNGFMKRRSQR; encoded by the coding sequence ATGCCGTTTGCCAGCTCAGGGGATACAAAACTATATTACGATGTTATCGGGCAGGGCGATCCCCTTGTACTCATAATGGGTTACGGTCACCATTCTCTGCACTGGGGCGATCTGCCGCAGCAGTTCGCAAAAAATAACTATCAGGTCGTTACAATGGACAATCGTGGAGTTGGCAGGAGCGATCGGGTGGATGCACCCATGAGCATCGCTATGATGGCTGATGACGTCTGCAGCGTGATGGACGCGGCCGGATTGAAAAAGGCCAGTGTCTTCGGCGTCTCAATGGGAGGTCTGATCGCCCAGGTGTTCGCTTTTAATCATGCAGATCGGTTGTTCAACCTCGTACTGGGCTGCACGTTTCCCGGGGGCACGCACACGGTGCCTACTGATCCAGAGGGCATGAGAATTCTGTTTGATTATGACTATCTTGGGAAAATGACGCCCGAGCAAAGATCGATGACCGTTTTCCGTTTTTTCTGCTCAGACGAATTCATCGAGGCGAACAGGCCATCTTTTGAGTACTATCACAGGGTGACTACAGAATATCCTACACCCCTCAATATCTTTAAGCGGCAGGCGGAGGCGATAGCCGGCGAGGATACATGGGACCGGTTGCCTTCCATTAAAGCGCCTACCATGCTAATCAGCGGCACCGATGACCTCCTGGTGAAGTTTAAAAACAGCGAGCTGATGGCCAAGAGGATACCGGGCGCGGAGCTGACCCTGCTTCAGGATAAAAGGCACGGATTTTTCATCGAGGCCATTGATTCAACCAGGATATTCGTCAACGGCTTCATGAAAAGGCGCAGCCAGAGGTAA
- a CDS encoding ABC transporter ATP-binding protein gives MEGVNLAVGEHDFLGVIGPNGGGKSTLLKVILGLIRPQRGVVTVLGNLPDRIRNRIGYVAQHSDYDRDFPVSVMEVVLMGRYGKRGMLKPYNGSDREAAEKVLARVGMLSHAHSQIGQLSGGQQQRTFIARALVSDPALLLLDEPTASVDSAMQTDFYELLEELKKEMAIIMVSHDIGAVSVFVDKIACLNVQLYYHGSREITSEILEATYKCPVQLIAHGDIPHRVLREH, from the coding sequence CTGGAGGGCGTAAATCTGGCAGTAGGTGAACATGACTTTCTGGGCGTCATCGGTCCCAACGGAGGCGGTAAGAGCACGCTGCTCAAGGTCATACTGGGACTGATCAGGCCGCAGCGCGGCGTCGTCACCGTGCTGGGCAACCTGCCGGACAGGATCCGCAACAGGATTGGTTACGTTGCACAGCACAGCGATTATGACCGTGACTTTCCTGTCAGCGTAATGGAAGTTGTGCTGATGGGCCGCTACGGAAAGAGGGGCATGTTGAAACCTTATAACGGATCAGACCGCGAAGCCGCCGAGAAGGTGCTGGCCAGGGTGGGCATGCTTTCGCATGCCCATTCTCAGATCGGGCAGCTTTCGGGCGGACAGCAGCAGCGGACCTTTATCGCCCGTGCGCTTGTCTCCGATCCGGCATTGCTCCTGCTGGATGAGCCGACAGCAAGTGTGGATTCAGCCATGCAGACCGATTTCTACGAGTTATTGGAGGAGTTGAAAAAGGAGATGGCCATTATTATGGTGTCCCACGATATCGGCGCCGTCTCTGTATTTGTGGATAAAATAGCCTGTCTCAATGTGCAGCTCTACTATCACGGATCACGCGAAATAACTTCGGAGATACTCGAAGCTACCTACAAGTGCCCTGTGCAACTTATCGCGCACGGCGATATCCCCCACCGCGTGCTGAGAGAACACTGA
- the lgt gene encoding prolipoprotein diacylglyceryl transferase gives MFDIDWNPVLLTFGTLEIRWYGVLVVLAVIAVIALSLVEARRRGVAQDVVWDVALWAVVGGIIGARLLHIIDRWQYYLYHPEQLLNFAGLAVWGAVLGGLAAILIYCLVKKISFWLLGDIAAPGAILGQTIGRAGCLVNGCCFGLTCELPIAVIYSHPSSYAPIGVPIYPTQLFHLIWNLAGFVVLWLLRKKLRPEGTLFLLWLILFGAGDFIIRFFRESEPFLFNLPQAQVIDILIVVVAVITLIVRYAMYRKTKQPSARAEVSKSA, from the coding sequence ATGTTTGATATCGATTGGAATCCGGTATTGCTCACCTTCGGCACGCTTGAGATCAGGTGGTACGGCGTGCTGGTCGTGCTGGCTGTAATCGCAGTGATAGCTCTTTCACTGGTTGAGGCCAGGCGCAGAGGCGTAGCGCAGGATGTCGTGTGGGATGTGGCGTTGTGGGCGGTGGTAGGCGGCATCATCGGCGCCAGGCTGCTGCACATCATAGACAGATGGCAGTACTACCTCTATCATCCCGAGCAGCTGCTGAATTTTGCAGGACTGGCCGTCTGGGGCGCAGTGCTGGGAGGATTGGCAGCCATCCTGATCTACTGCCTGGTAAAAAAGATATCTTTCTGGTTGCTGGGCGATATAGCCGCGCCGGGGGCTATTTTAGGGCAGACTATCGGTCGTGCGGGATGCCTGGTGAACGGGTGCTGCTTCGGTCTGACCTGCGAGCTTCCCATTGCCGTCATATACAGCCATCCCAGCAGCTACGCCCCTATCGGAGTTCCAATTTATCCTACGCAGCTGTTCCATCTTATCTGGAACCTGGCAGGCTTTGTCGTGTTATGGTTATTGCGTAAAAAACTCCGACCCGAGGGTACGCTCTTCCTGCTGTGGCTGATCCTGTTCGGCGCGGGGGACTTTATCATACGATTCTTCCGCGAAAGCGAACCTTTCCTGTTCAACCTTCCGCAGGCTCAGGTCATAGATATACTGATAGTGGTGGTTGCAGTTATCACTCTGATCGTAAGATATGCCATGTATCGTAAAACAAAGCAGCCGTCGGCCCGGGCAGAGGTCAGTAAGAGCGCGTAA
- a CDS encoding glycyl-radical enzyme activating protein, whose translation MRIEQAPVETGETAGIEPIPEHIVRGDKAIILHTQRLSTEDGPGIRTTVFFKGCPLNCLWCHNPESISFKPQMHWMESRCIGCGICLKTCPDGCLTKTEEGIKRDRARCLSCGKCAQECPAGAQEVLGKIVGQDELLKELLKDKVYYDKSGGGVTLSGGEPLMQAEFCAGLLSKLKENGVHTAVDTCGMCSAASLESILPLVDLILFDLKEIHPEKHRGYTGQDNRRILENLIHVRDYIRANPGKHLWIRTPLIPEATAEEETVERIGRFIHSTLENDVQRWELCAFNNLCRDKYRRLDMEWKYATMPLMSKADMARFEMIARGSGPDPDKIFVTGAARVENTNA comes from the coding sequence ATGAGAATAGAGCAGGCGCCAGTCGAGACCGGCGAGACGGCCGGCATAGAGCCGATACCGGAACATATAGTCCGGGGCGATAAGGCCATAATTCTGCATACCCAGAGGCTTTCCACCGAGGATGGACCGGGTATACGTACAACTGTATTTTTCAAAGGGTGCCCTTTGAATTGCCTGTGGTGTCACAATCCTGAAAGCATTTCCTTCAAGCCCCAGATGCACTGGATGGAGTCACGCTGCATCGGGTGCGGCATATGCCTGAAAACATGCCCGGACGGCTGTCTGACAAAAACAGAGGAGGGCATCAAGAGAGACCGGGCGCGATGTCTGTCATGCGGTAAATGCGCACAGGAATGCCCTGCCGGCGCGCAGGAAGTGCTGGGCAAAATTGTGGGGCAGGACGAGCTGTTAAAAGAGCTCCTGAAAGACAAGGTCTATTATGATAAATCGGGGGGAGGTGTAACCCTTTCGGGCGGCGAACCTCTTATGCAGGCAGAGTTCTGCGCCGGTCTGTTGAGCAAACTGAAGGAAAACGGCGTGCACACCGCCGTAGATACCTGCGGCATGTGCTCCGCAGCGTCACTGGAAAGTATCCTGCCACTGGTTGACCTCATTCTTTTCGACCTCAAGGAAATTCATCCTGAGAAACACCGCGGCTATACCGGCCAGGATAACCGTAGGATACTGGAAAACCTTATTCATGTACGTGACTATATCAGGGCAAATCCCGGTAAGCATCTCTGGATCCGAACACCGCTTATACCCGAAGCCACAGCAGAGGAGGAAACCGTGGAGCGCATCGGCCGTTTTATCCACAGCACGCTGGAGAACGATGTGCAGCGCTGGGAGCTCTGCGCTTTCAATAACCTCTGCCGTGATAAGTACCGGCGGCTGGATATGGAATGGAAATACGCGACCATGCCCCTCATGAGTAAGGCCGATATGGCCAGGTTCGAGATGATCGCCAGAGGTTCGGGTCCGGACCCCGATAAAATATTCGTCACAGGGGCAGCACGGGTAGAAAACACTAACGCCTGA
- the ftsY gene encoding signal recognition particle-docking protein FtsY — MSDIGKRTEQGVSRSREGFFSRIAGLFNRARIEESTWDELEELLISADVGVETAAKLLERVRKRTRDEKLIEGSQVRVALKEEMVRLLDVPVKSEAVTSDAAMKVILMVGVNGTGKTTSIAKLADEYKNNGKKVLLGAADTFRAAAIDQLKMWGGRVGVDVVAHQPGADPGAVVFDTLEAARSRTAEIVIIDTAGRLQTKHNLMDELKKIRKVSGKYDAEQEVLLVIDATTGQNGLSQARSFTEATDVSGILLSKLDGTARGGIVLAICDLLQIPIKYIGTGEKIGDIAPFDPVSFVNAIFGDVT, encoded by the coding sequence TTGTCAGATATAGGAAAAAGAACTGAACAGGGCGTAAGCCGCAGCCGCGAAGGGTTTTTCTCCAGAATAGCCGGGCTTTTCAATCGCGCCAGGATCGAGGAATCGACGTGGGACGAATTGGAGGAGTTGCTGATCTCGGCGGATGTGGGTGTGGAAACCGCGGCAAAGCTGCTGGAACGAGTTAGAAAACGTACCAGGGATGAGAAGCTGATCGAGGGGAGCCAGGTGCGCGTTGCTCTGAAAGAGGAGATGGTACGGCTGTTGGATGTCCCGGTAAAGTCCGAAGCCGTTACATCGGATGCGGCAATGAAGGTGATTCTGATGGTGGGAGTTAACGGGACTGGCAAGACCACCAGCATAGCCAAGCTCGCAGATGAGTACAAAAATAACGGTAAAAAAGTGCTGCTGGGCGCCGCTGATACCTTCCGCGCGGCCGCTATCGATCAGCTTAAAATGTGGGGTGGCAGGGTAGGGGTTGACGTGGTGGCCCATCAGCCGGGAGCGGACCCCGGGGCTGTGGTATTTGATACGCTGGAGGCGGCTCGCAGCCGCACCGCCGAGATCGTCATCATAGATACGGCGGGAAGGCTCCAGACCAAACATAACCTGATGGACGAGCTGAAAAAAATCAGGAAGGTCTCGGGCAAATACGATGCCGAACAGGAAGTGCTGCTGGTTATAGACGCCACTACGGGGCAGAACGGATTATCGCAGGCGCGCAGCTTCACGGAGGCTACCGACGTCAGCGGCATATTGCTTTCCAAGCTGGACGGGACTGCCAGGGGTGGTATAGTATTAGCCATCTGCGACCTGCTGCAAATACCCATCAAATATATAGGAACGGGGGAAAAGATCGGTGATATCGCGCCGTTCGACCCTGTATCGTTTGTAAATGCTATTTTCGGGGATGTAACTTAA
- a CDS encoding CARDB domain-containing protein, producing the protein MGANHLYKSVLMLSALLAVAVIAACIQAPATSPVQTPSQPPIQNAAVYKFDPVIISPVSVTVGQPVSIGMRIENTGNAAGVYVAELTINGTPVESRPVPIEAGSWARVEFSTTFPTAGHYEIKIAPQVAVIDIPERKEFMRLKLDNGMVDGCDVLAGSTGYSGNMIQMVEGNMIKYTAPPGGYEIDKIEILGYIKSSTHDFDMNPQFGPGAWIYGSDIAAIEPVNPSFTINIWDSRHNKLFSQDYGKNLFSYIPQWVSVEVPAIKVNGDFYIELVTHNQPKLIGSGPGGWYYGNPFVVHTWYYQLCIGYEYSLNVVSSVSQNGNVLSERYLTYNWLIRTDGYLLQN; encoded by the coding sequence ATGGGAGCAAATCATCTCTATAAAAGTGTCTTGATGCTATCAGCGCTGCTGGCTGTCGCCGTGATTGCCGCATGCATACAGGCGCCGGCCACATCGCCTGTTCAGACCCCATCACAACCTCCCATTCAAAATGCGGCCGTCTACAAATTTGATCCCGTCATTATCTCACCTGTGTCTGTAACGGTGGGACAGCCTGTATCTATCGGCATGAGAATCGAGAACACAGGCAACGCCGCGGGGGTATACGTAGCTGAACTGACGATCAACGGCACTCCGGTGGAAAGCCGCCCTGTGCCGATAGAAGCGGGCAGCTGGGCCAGGGTGGAGTTTTCTACAACTTTTCCCACGGCCGGACACTATGAGATAAAGATTGCACCGCAGGTAGCCGTGATCGATATCCCGGAGCGGAAAGAATTTATGCGGCTTAAATTGGACAATGGTATGGTGGACGGCTGCGACGTTCTGGCGGGCTCCACAGGTTATTCCGGCAACATGATACAGATGGTCGAAGGAAATATGATCAAATATACGGCGCCGCCGGGCGGTTATGAGATAGATAAAATTGAGATACTCGGCTATATTAAAAGCAGCACGCACGATTTTGATATGAATCCCCAATTTGGGCCCGGCGCCTGGATCTATGGATCGGATATTGCAGCCATCGAGCCCGTCAATCCCAGTTTTACAATCAACATTTGGGACAGCCGCCACAACAAGCTATTCAGCCAGGATTATGGCAAAAATCTGTTTTCCTATATCCCGCAATGGGTGAGCGTAGAGGTCCCCGCGATTAAAGTCAACGGTGACTTCTATATAGAGCTGGTTACACATAATCAACCGAAACTCATCGGCTCCGGACCCGGTGGATGGTATTACGGTAATCCCTTTGTTGTGCACACCTGGTATTACCAGTTATGTATCGGTTACGAATATTCATTGAACGTGGTCTCGTCGGTTTCACAAAACGGCAATGTGTTATCAGAAAGGTACCTGACTTATAACTGGCTGATCAGAACGGACGGTTACCTACTGCAGAACTGA
- a CDS encoding metal ABC transporter permease → MFEVFQFEFMRNALLAGLLASIACGIVGVYVVVKKIVSMSGGIAHASFGGIGLGYLLNFSPVLGAMVFSLLSALTMGLVTRRTRLPEDTAIGILWALGMALGVIFIGLSPGFAPDLMSYLFGNILTVPLGDLYLMAALDLVILALTAAFYKEFLLLSFDEEFGTVAGMPVNALYLLLLCMVALTVVVLIRVVGMILVIAMLAFPAAMARQFTHDIKKMMILSVILGMLFTFGGLWISYLLNLASGATIILLSGLALLTTYIVTGLRRRTKVHFTA, encoded by the coding sequence ATGTTCGAGGTTTTTCAATTCGAGTTCATGCGAAACGCTTTGCTGGCCGGGCTGCTGGCCTCCATCGCCTGCGGCATAGTGGGTGTTTATGTCGTGGTGAAAAAGATCGTTTCTATGAGCGGCGGCATTGCCCATGCTTCTTTCGGCGGCATCGGGCTGGGTTACCTGTTGAATTTCAGCCCTGTACTGGGCGCCATGGTCTTTTCTCTGCTTTCGGCGCTGACTATGGGGTTGGTGACGCGCAGGACCAGGCTGCCCGAGGACACGGCCATCGGTATACTATGGGCGCTCGGCATGGCGCTGGGCGTTATATTTATCGGGCTTTCTCCGGGATTTGCACCCGACCTCATGAGCTATCTTTTCGGCAATATCCTGACCGTGCCGCTGGGCGACCTGTATCTTATGGCCGCGCTCGACCTCGTTATCCTGGCGTTGACCGCTGCCTTTTATAAGGAGTTTCTGTTGCTTTCCTTCGATGAAGAATTCGGCACCGTGGCCGGGATGCCTGTAAACGCCCTCTATCTGCTATTGCTGTGCATGGTTGCGCTCACTGTCGTTGTGCTGATACGTGTGGTCGGCATGATACTGGTAATCGCCATGCTGGCCTTCCCTGCGGCAATGGCCAGGCAGTTTACCCATGATATCAAGAAAATGATGATACTGTCGGTTATCCTCGGTATGCTATTCACCTTCGGCGGGCTGTGGATATCCTATTTACTCAACCTCGCGTCCGGAGCAACCATCATACTGCTCAGCGGCCTGGCGCTGCTGACGACCTATATCGTAACGGGGCTGCGGCGCAGGACGAAAGTGCACTTTACAGCTTAG
- a CDS encoding pyridoxamine 5'-phosphate oxidase family protein — MQEQDKLFKTFSEQDIESFKPEMKIGLIATVNEEGQPHLTLISTLQACSPTEMFWGQFSEGMSKANIKRNPKTGFLIMTLDKNLWRGKAGFTRTTKSGSEYELLNNTPMFRYNAYFGIHTVYYMDLVSHTGKKALPMTNVIQAAIKTMIAKTLAGKGEGQEVLNHFTHKLIDKMDNLKFLTYVDTDGYPVIIPVIQAQTAGSDRVIFASSVYGSDLKAIPAGSTAALFCMSFEMQTVLLRGIYKGTRSMGGIECGELIADWVYSPMPPKSEQIYPPQKLEAVTTF; from the coding sequence ATGCAGGAACAAGATAAATTATTCAAGACATTTTCTGAACAGGACATCGAAAGCTTTAAGCCCGAAATGAAGATCGGGCTGATCGCCACGGTCAACGAAGAGGGCCAGCCACATTTGACGCTTATCTCCACTCTGCAAGCCTGCTCACCCACGGAGATGTTCTGGGGGCAGTTCTCCGAAGGTATGAGCAAGGCAAACATCAAAAGGAATCCTAAAACCGGATTCCTCATCATGACGCTGGATAAAAACCTGTGGCGCGGCAAGGCCGGCTTTACCCGCACAACCAAAAGCGGCAGTGAATACGAATTACTGAATAATACGCCGATGTTCCGCTACAACGCGTATTTCGGCATCCATACCGTCTATTACATGGACCTGGTTAGCCATACGGGAAAAAAAGCGCTGCCTATGACCAATGTAATACAGGCGGCTATAAAGACCATGATAGCCAAAACACTGGCCGGCAAAGGTGAAGGCCAGGAAGTACTCAATCATTTCACGCACAAGCTGATAGACAAGATGGACAACCTGAAGTTCCTAACCTATGTGGACACGGACGGGTATCCAGTGATTATACCGGTTATACAGGCACAGACGGCAGGCAGCGATCGTGTTATCTTTGCTTCATCAGTATACGGCAGCGACCTTAAAGCCATACCGGCCGGCTCAACAGCGGCGCTCTTTTGCATGTCCTTCGAGATGCAGACAGTCCTGTTGCGAGGCATCTATAAAGGTACGCGCAGCATGGGCGGGATAGAATGCGGTGAGTTGATCGCCGACTGGGTCTACAGCCCGATGCCTCCCAAGTCGGAACAGATATATCCTCCGCAGAAGCTGGAGGCGGTCACCACTTTTTAA
- the recJ gene encoding single-stranded-DNA-specific exonuclease RecJ: protein MSRLLYNRGITDHSDAEIFLKADKRLAIDPFSVPDMHQAVSRVYKALLSGEKIAVYGDFDADGITATALLVQGLSELGGDVVPYIPHRMQEGYGLRIPALEKLRKQGVTLVITVDTGITAFDEIEKARKMGMEILVTDHHVPLAELPPAGIIVDPKRTDSACPFKEFAGVGVAYKLMEGLLSGGGHDDLLNSSLELVTVGTITDMSPLISENRYWVKSGLRLLHRTRRIGLVELMNVAGIEKSRLTTDSISYQIGPRLNSAGRLDDAGTSYQLLVTQDHAQARILATELEEKNKERQRLVAETYDKARRQILEDGADRVILMASDADYPPGVIGLVAGRLADEFYRPVILFKIGADSCRGSARSIPEFDLMEALKTCHHLLTKYGGHARAAGFNAHTRDMQQLQKRLRSLAEEQLTGLDLRPHINIDAEVSLSAFAGGTFEEMRQLEPFGMGNPAPVFLSRKVEVVEQKLVGSQNDHIKLKLKQDGIVWDTMGFRLGNYLGELSRHIDIVYSVEVDNFNGKGQLRLNLLDFTRSY, encoded by the coding sequence GTGTCCAGGCTGCTTTATAACCGTGGCATCACCGATCATTCCGACGCCGAGATTTTCCTTAAAGCCGATAAGCGCCTTGCCATAGATCCTTTCAGCGTCCCCGACATGCATCAGGCCGTCAGCCGCGTCTATAAAGCGCTGCTGTCAGGTGAAAAGATAGCCGTTTACGGCGATTTCGATGCTGACGGTATTACGGCGACGGCGCTGCTGGTCCAGGGCCTGAGTGAGCTCGGCGGAGATGTCGTGCCCTATATCCCTCATCGGATGCAGGAGGGCTACGGGCTGAGGATACCCGCTCTGGAGAAACTGCGTAAGCAGGGCGTTACGCTTGTAATAACCGTAGATACCGGTATTACAGCTTTCGATGAAATCGAGAAAGCCCGTAAGATGGGCATGGAGATACTGGTGACCGACCATCACGTGCCGCTGGCTGAGCTGCCGCCGGCCGGCATCATCGTGGACCCCAAACGCACCGATTCAGCCTGCCCTTTCAAGGAATTTGCCGGTGTCGGTGTCGCATACAAGCTGATGGAGGGGCTGCTTTCCGGCGGCGGGCATGACGATTTGCTCAATAGCTCATTAGAGCTGGTGACTGTGGGGACTATTACCGATATGTCGCCGCTGATCAGTGAGAACCGTTACTGGGTTAAATCGGGGCTTCGTTTGCTGCACAGGACCAGGCGTATCGGGCTGGTTGAACTCATGAACGTTGCCGGAATTGAAAAAAGCAGGCTGACAACCGACAGCATCTCATATCAGATCGGCCCCAGGCTGAACTCGGCCGGCAGGCTGGATGACGCGGGTACGAGCTACCAGCTGCTGGTAACACAGGACCACGCACAGGCCAGGATACTGGCCACCGAGCTGGAAGAGAAGAACAAGGAACGGCAGCGCCTGGTAGCAGAGACTTACGATAAGGCGCGCCGTCAGATACTGGAAGACGGCGCGGACAGGGTTATCCTGATGGCCAGCGATGCCGATTATCCTCCGGGTGTGATCGGCCTGGTGGCCGGCAGGCTGGCGGACGAGTTCTATCGTCCCGTCATATTATTCAAGATCGGAGCAGACTCCTGCCGCGGCAGCGCCAGAAGCATTCCCGAGTTCGATCTTATGGAAGCGCTGAAGACATGCCATCACCTGCTCACCAAATACGGCGGCCATGCGCGGGCTGCGGGCTTCAACGCACATACCAGGGATATGCAGCAACTGCAGAAAAGGCTTCGTTCGCTGGCCGAGGAGCAGCTCACGGGCCTCGACCTGCGACCTCACATAAATATAGATGCCGAGGTTTCGCTTTCAGCTTTCGCTGGAGGGACGTTCGAGGAGATGCGTCAGCTCGAGCCTTTCGGCATGGGTAACCCCGCCCCTGTTTTCCTGAGCCGCAAAGTCGAGGTGGTGGAACAGAAGCTGGTGGGCAGCCAGAACGACCATATAAAGCTCAAGTTAAAACAGGACGGCATTGTCTGGGATACCATGGGTTTTCGCCTGGGAAATTATCTGGGAGAGCTGTCCCGCCATATAGATATCGTTTATTCCGTAGAGGTGGACAATTTCAACGGCAAGGGGCAACTCAGGCTCAACCTGCTTGATTTTACGCGCTCTTACTGA
- a CDS encoding NAD(P)H-dependent oxidoreductase, producing MKIAVLNGSPKGEISVTVQYIKFIQKKFPQHELKLINVAHDIIRIEKNDDLFQSIIEEVRESDGVIWAFPLYVFLVCSQYKRFIELIAEKGAQKAFAGKYVTVLSTSVHFFDNTAHNYMHGICDDLDMKYIEPFSADMDDIMIENMRRILLKWADNFFAAIEKRAPTMKLCAPVIHKKFAYKPGKGAGKVETGGKKIRILADITDEKSNLARMVQRFKDSFKGDIQVVRTGDIKMRGGCLGCMECAFDNICVYQGKDDFIDYFNTGRDADVIIFASEIVDRFFSSRLKMFWDRSFFNGHIPTSVDKQMGFIISGPLSQVANLQEIINAMPQISGGNLAGVVTDECADSGQIDELLEEFAAKCVDNARQTYMLPRTFLGVGGHKIFRDQIWARLSFPFTADYRYYESHGLFDFPQQDTRYLEFSKQMIEMIKDPKMKEMVRKMMKTEMLKGYAKIVETK from the coding sequence ATGAAGATAGCGGTGTTGAACGGGAGCCCGAAAGGTGAGATCAGCGTAACCGTACAGTACATTAAATTTATCCAGAAGAAATTTCCCCAGCATGAACTTAAGCTGATTAATGTCGCGCACGATATTATCAGGATCGAAAAAAATGACGATCTTTTCCAGTCGATCATCGAAGAAGTGAGGGAATCCGACGGTGTTATCTGGGCTTTCCCTTTGTACGTCTTCCTCGTTTGCTCGCAATACAAGCGCTTCATAGAATTGATCGCCGAGAAGGGAGCGCAAAAGGCATTTGCCGGCAAGTATGTTACGGTGCTCAGCACATCTGTGCATTTCTTCGACAACACGGCGCATAACTATATGCACGGCATTTGCGATGACCTCGATATGAAATATATCGAGCCGTTCTCTGCGGACATGGACGATATTATGATCGAAAACATGCGCCGTATACTGCTCAAGTGGGCTGATAACTTCTTTGCCGCCATTGAGAAACGTGCACCGACTATGAAGCTATGTGCCCCGGTTATTCACAAGAAGTTCGCTTATAAACCGGGCAAAGGCGCAGGCAAGGTTGAAACAGGGGGGAAGAAGATCAGGATTCTGGCTGATATAACCGACGAGAAGTCCAACCTGGCCAGAATGGTGCAGCGCTTTAAAGATTCGTTCAAGGGTGATATCCAGGTGGTCAGGACAGGCGATATCAAAATGCGCGGGGGTTGCCTTGGCTGTATGGAGTGCGCCTTTGATAACATCTGCGTTTATCAGGGTAAGGATGACTTCATCGACTACTTCAACACCGGACGTGACGCCGATGTAATCATATTTGCCTCGGAGATCGTTGACCGCTTCTTCTCCTCGCGCTTGAAAATGTTCTGGGACAGGAGCTTCTTTAACGGCCATATCCCCACCTCGGTGGACAAGCAAATGGGATTCATAATTTCCGGTCCGCTCAGCCAGGTGGCCAACCTGCAGGAGATCATTAATGCCATGCCGCAAATATCGGGCGGCAACCTGGCGGGAGTGGTAACTGATGAATGCGCCGATTCAGGCCAAATAGATGAGCTGCTGGAAGAATTTGCCGCTAAATGTGTTGATAATGCCAGGCAGACATACATGCTGCCGCGCACGTTTCTGGGAGTGGGCGGGCATAAGATTTTCCGCGACCAGATCTGGGCCCGACTATCGTTTCCCTTTACGGCCGACTACAGGTACTATGAGTCGCACGGCCTGTTCGACTTCCCGCAGCAGGATACCAGATACCTTGAGTTCAGCAAGCAGATGATTGAAATGATCAAGGATCCCAAGATGAAAGAGATGGTGCGTAAGATGATGAAGACCGAGATGCTCAAGGGATATGCCAAGATCGTCGAAACCAAATAA